In the Oscillospiraceae bacterium genome, CAGCAGGAGCACCACGGCAAACCAGCGGTTGGCACGCAGCAGTTCATGCAGTTTTTTCATACAAAGGGGCCTCCTCAGCCGTCCCAGATCATGACTTTGGCGTTCAGGATGGAGGTGTCCTCCACCGTGGCGATGTACTCGCCCTTCTCATTGCGGGGGGTGCGGTCGCAGTCCAGCAGGCAGATCTGGCGGGGTTCCTCGGTGCCGTCGGCCAGGCGCACCTTGTACTTGATGACCGCATTGTCCGGCACCAGCGCACCCTGCACGTAGACCCGCATGCCGTCCATCACCTCGCCGGTGTCGTCGGTCAGGCGACCGCACCAGGCCAGGTCATAGCCGCCGTAGTTACGGTAGGTCTGGTAGGCGTAAAGCGTGCCGTGGCCGGAGGGCAGCTCGATGCCCGGCATCTGGGCGTGGAGTTCCCGCCCGGCAAAACGGCAGAAGAAATTCGTCTCGGCCTGGGTATTGGTGTCCCAGACGTTCTCATTGCAAAGGATCAGATCGTCGGCCGTGACCTCATCGGCCAGACCGGCGCGGATGGTATCGGCAAAGAAGTTGTAGGCTTTCAGGTTCTCAGCGTGGTGGGTGCGCAGGCAGCCGCGGGTAAACGCGCCGTTGGCGGCAATACCCGCCGCCAGCACCACTGCCAGCAAAGCGCGCAGCACGGCCGAGGGAACTTTCGGCAGACGGCAGCACAGTTTGGCCAGCGCCGCCACGCCTACCGCCAGCAGCAGGCCCAGGCCCACCGAACTGGCCGCCGCGGGGATGTAGCCCCACTTCCAGGTGATGGCCTCTGGCTGCTGGTAGCGGGCCGACAGGGCCAGCAGCGCCGCCGGGGCAGCCCACAGCCCCAGGCCCAGCAGGGCCAGGCCGCCCAGGGACTTGCCGCTGACCTTTTCCCTGGGAACGGCAAACAGCAGCGCCGCTACAGCCAGCAGCCCCAGCACAAAGGGCCAGAGCATGTCGCCCTTGCTGATGGTGCCGCAATCCTGCCCCTGCAGCCAGGGACCCAGAAACGGGATGGACGCGGCCATCTGCTGCACGGTCACACGGGCCACGTTGGGGATGTCCAGCGAAAGTTCATTGCCGGTGCCGCCGTGGCGGGAACTGGCAAAGTGGAAGCAAAACGCCACCGCCATGCCGCCCAGCACCGGGGCCGAGGCCCGCAGGCCGCCCCGCACACTGCGGGTGTACACCACCCACAGCAGCAGCGCCAGCACGGCGTAGACATAGCCGGTCTCGTAAGTGCCGCAGGCGATAAACGCCAGCACGGCCGCCGCCACGCCCCAGGCGCGATGGTGGGACTCGTGCAGGTAAAACAGGCACAGCCAACTGGCCGCCGCCCAAAGCAGCGTGCGCTGGGGCACGGCGTAGTAACTGTACATGCCCTCGTTAAAAATAGGAGCCGCCGCCAGCGCCAGACCAAAGGCGCCCAGAGCCAGGGCATTGCTGCGGCTGAGCTTTGCCGCCACGCGGCTAACCAGGAAAGCCGCCGCGCCCGTCATGGCAATGATGTACAACCGGTAGCTGGCCAGCGTGCGGTAAAACAGCAGCGCCACCGCGTTGGGGTAGTGGAACGGGAAGAACCGCACCTGCTTTAATAAAAAGAAGCTCAGCCGCTCCTTTAGATCCTGCAAGGCATACTGCCAGAAGGACATGCGGCCCATATCGTACAGCCATCCGTTCAGGGTCAGCTTGTCGTCGCCCTCGGCCGGTACGCTGATGGTCACCCGCAGGTACATAACAGCCGCCGCAAATACGGCCAGATACAGCACCGCCAGCGCCGCCCGCCGGACCGCTGTGTTTTGCTTTTTCATATCGTTCCTCCCCTTGCCGGGATATAGTCGTAGATAAGGGTATTATAGCATAGCCGGGCATTGCGTGCAATCTGCACGGATATAAAAAGCCCCGCACGCAGGCGGCGGGCCTGTATGCGGGGTTGGTATGCTTTTGTATGTATGGTAAACGCCGCCACACGCGGCGGGGGATTGGTTTGGCTGCGCCGGGCTGCTGCGGCGTGACCGGCGGGCGCAGGCAGGCGGCCGTACCAGTGGGCAGGTAGATTTTCTCCTTGTGTTTGCAAAAAGTATTTTACCACATTTTTTCGCGTTTTTTCATAGGCAGTTTTCCACAAAAACACCACGCCGCATGCATGGGCAAAATGCCTATACAAAGCAAAAAGAGGAGCACCGAAGTGCTCCCCGTTGCGAGTTATTGCAGTTTAGTCCAGCTTCATGTCGCCGTCTTTGATCCAGCCCCACTTGCGCAGGACCTCGCAGAAAACAACGCTCAGCACGGCGGGCAGGACGAAGCAGATCAGCACCAGGCCCACCCAATCAAAGGCGGTAACGGCCTTGCCGGCCTCGATCCAGCCGGTGTAGACGCCGATCTGGCCCACCAGGCCGCAGGTGCCCATGCCGCTGGAGACCGCCGGGCCGTTCATTTCCAGGCGGAACAGGCAGGTGGCGATGGGGCCGGTGATAGCCGCCGCCAGCGTCGGGGGGATCCAGATGCGGGGATTGCGCAGGATGTTGGGCATCTGCAGCATGCTGGTGCCCAGGCCCTGGCTGACCAGGCCGCCGACGCCGTTCTCGCGGTAGCTCATAAAGGCGAAGCCGATCATCTGGGCGCAGCAGCCAGCCACAGCCGCACCGCCTGCCAGGCCTGTCAGGCCCAGGGCCGCGCAGATGGCCGCACTGGAGATGGGCAGCGTCAGGGCCACGCCTACCAGCACGGAAACGACAATGCCCATCAGCAGGGGTTGCAACTCGGTGGCCCACATGATGACGTTGCCCACAGCGCTGGCGGCCGCACCGATGCTGGGGGCGCAGAAGGCGCTCAGGCCCACACCCACCAAAATGGTGACCGCCGGGGTGACGAGGATGTCGACCTTGGTCTCTTTGCTGACCAGCTTGCCGACCTCGGTGGCGATGATGGCGATGAGGTAGACGGCCAGGGGGCCGCCTGCACCGCCCAGTTCATTGGCCGCGCCGCCGACAGCGATCAGGCTGAACAGCACCAGCTGCGGGGCGTGCAGTGCGTAACCGATGGACGCCGCCATGGCCGGGCCAGCGATAGCCGCCGCATAGCCGCCCGCCGTGACCAGGAACGCAAGCCCCAGCTGCTGGCCCAGCGTCTTGATGATGGTGCCGATCAGCAGGCTGGCGAACAAGCCCTGGGCCATGGCGCCCATGGCGTCGATGCCGTAACGATGCGCCGAGATGACAACATCTTTGCGCTTAAAAAATGTGCTTACTGCCTCCATAGATACTTTTCCTCTTTCTGCTTGTTAAATTTTTGTACAAGGGTCAAGGTGATTATAATACAGCCGCCCCACAATTGCAACTCAAAGCGGGAAAAACGTTGACAATGATTGAAAACGCGGGGAAAATGCGATACAATGGCAACAATGACCTAAAAGGAGGTCCCATCATGGTTGAGACTTTTACCGTCCACATCACACCCTATGACCTGGACCGCAACACCTTTATCTATCTGCCGGATAATTGGCAGACCAGCGGCAGGCGCTATCCCGTCATCTACATGTTTGACGGCCACAACCTGTTTTTTGATTCCACCGCCACCTTTGGCACCTGCTGGGGGCTGAA is a window encoding:
- a CDS encoding PTS sugar transporter subunit IIC; its protein translation is MEAVSTFFKRKDVVISAHRYGIDAMGAMAQGLFASLLIGTIIKTLGQQLGLAFLVTAGGYAAAIAGPAMAASIGYALHAPQLVLFSLIAVGGAANELGGAGGPLAVYLIAIIATEVGKLVSKETKVDILVTPAVTILVGVGLSAFCAPSIGAAASAVGNVIMWATELQPLLMGIVVSVLVGVALTLPISSAAICAALGLTGLAGGAAVAGCCAQMIGFAFMSYRENGVGGLVSQGLGTSMLQMPNILRNPRIWIPPTLAAAITGPIATCLFRLEMNGPAVSSGMGTCGLVGQIGVYTGWIEAGKAVTAFDWVGLVLICFVLPAVLSVVFCEVLRKWGWIKDGDMKLD